In one window of Syngnathus scovelli strain Florida chromosome 20, RoL_Ssco_1.2, whole genome shotgun sequence DNA:
- the cep57l1 gene encoding centrosomal protein CEP57L1 isoform X1: protein MELSHDKLLDSPSKNSYIGSYYQPPDKILASPKEAGLNPKSADPRMDSPELQPTIQNSQGVADALKTLQEKIKRLEQERQQAEKSSNARKHEPAAMSTSLPVTESENRSELDSKLQSAESRCKMLEKQLDYMRKMVDGARKHKGTPMDNQKQQEKEPSNANNQIQREKLQKLESECLKLSRTQNLSEMKLAVLEQRLLKEEHERKLVQEKAGQLQRELDLNLRLSSPPAVHQTKPKKTPQKPILVLFKNLGLLYAPTDACYAPIQKSPILNGIQRHKRIPFVAGTSTSPSHSVHANMQSILHMFKHHHPQLCERLSALHCSGGAGARKSLRMDVQLAAQEPEPDAQSLGSLSDLLLALQDELGQMGFEHQELMRQIDATQQMEQRNKLQRELESIVARMDKKGAQIIKLRKHQQTVHKLSQQPRATNKATEPNTLQPSSSFPAPKNYNRHQDRPSSAGQQSLRILRETQKLRNSLKEEDIRWEP, encoded by the exons ATGGAGTTGAGCCACGACAAG CTTTTAGACTCCCCCTCCAAAAACAGCTACATAGGGAGCTACTACCAACCTCCGGACAAGATACTGGCAAGTCCAAAAGAAGCAGGGCTGAACCCCAAAAGCGCAGATCCCCGTATGGACAGTCCTGAGCTCCAACCGACTATACAGAACAGCCAGG GTGTCGCGGACGCACTGAAGACACTTCAGGAAAAAATTAAACGACTGGAGCAGGAGCGGCAGCAAGCGGAAAAGAGCTCGAATGCGAGGAAGCATGAGCCTGCAGCCATGTCAACGAGCCTGCCGGTGACCGAAAGCGAGAACAGGAGCG AGCTGGACTCCAAGCTGCAGTCTGCCGAGTCTCGCTGTAAGATGCTTGAGAAGCAGCTCGACTACATGAGGAAGATGGTGGACGGCGCAAGGAAGCACAAGGGCACTCCGATGGACAATCAG AAGCAACAAGAGAAGGAGCCAAGCAACGCAAACAACCAAATTCAGCGCGAGAAGCTGCAGAAACTTGAATCGGAGTGTCTCAAACTGAGCAGAACGCAAAACTTGTCCGAG ATGAAGCTTGCTGTTCTGGAGCAGAGGCTTCTGAAAGAAGAGCATGAGCGTAAACTTGTGCAAGAGAAAGCAGGCCAG CTGCAGCGAGAGTTGGACCTCAACCTCCGACTATCTTCTCCACCGGCCGTCCACCAGACGAAGCCAAAGAAGACTCCCCAAAAGCCCATTCTGGTATTATTTAAAAATCTGGGGCTGCTTTATGCGCCAACTGATGCCTGCTATGCTCCAATTCAGAAATCCCCCATATTGAATGGGATACAGAGGCACAAAAGAATTCCATTTGTGGCAGGAACG TCGACCAGCCCAAGCCACTCGGTGCACGCCAACATGCAGAGCATACTACACATGTTCAAGCACCACCATCCTCAGCTGTGCGAGCGATTGAGCGCCCTGCACTGCTCGGGCGGCGCCGGTGCCAGGAAGAGCCTGCGCATGGACGTCCAGCTGGCGGCCCAGGAGCCCGAACCTGACGCCCAGTCGCTGGGCTCGCTGTCCGACCTCCTGCTGGCCCTTCAGGACGAGCTGGGACAGATGGGCTT TGAACATCAAGAGCTAATGCGTCAGATTGACGCCACTCAGCAAATGGAGCAACGGAATAAACTGCAGAGAGAACTGGAAAGTATAGTGGCCAGGATGGACAAAAAAGGAGCGCAGATCATTAAACTGAGAAAACACCAGCAAACG GTCCACAAGTTGAGCCAGCAACCGCGGGCCACCAACAAGGCCACCGAGCCGAACACCTTGCAGCCATCGTCGTCTTTTCCTGCACCGAAAAATTATAATCGTCATCAGGACAGGCCGAGCAGCGCAGGTCAGCAGAGCCTACGCATTCTCAGGGAGACACAGAAGTTGCGCAACAGCCTCAAAGAAGAAGACATCAGATGGGAACCTTGA
- the cep57l1 gene encoding centrosomal protein CEP57L1 isoform X2, protein MELSHDKLLDSPSKNSYIGSYYQPPDKILASPKEAGLNPKSADPRMDSPELQPTIQNSQGVADALKTLQEKIKRLEQERQQAEKSSNARKHEPAAMSTSLPVTESENRSELDSKLQSAESRCKMLEKQLDYMRKMVDGARKHKGTPMDNQKQQEKEPSNANNQIQREKLQKLESECLKLSRTQNLSEMKLAVLEQRLLKEEHERKLVQEKAGQLQRELDLNLRLSSPPAVHQTKPKKTPQKPILKSPILNGIQRHKRIPFVAGTSTSPSHSVHANMQSILHMFKHHHPQLCERLSALHCSGGAGARKSLRMDVQLAAQEPEPDAQSLGSLSDLLLALQDELGQMGFEHQELMRQIDATQQMEQRNKLQRELESIVARMDKKGAQIIKLRKHQQTVHKLSQQPRATNKATEPNTLQPSSSFPAPKNYNRHQDRPSSAGQQSLRILRETQKLRNSLKEEDIRWEP, encoded by the exons ATGGAGTTGAGCCACGACAAG CTTTTAGACTCCCCCTCCAAAAACAGCTACATAGGGAGCTACTACCAACCTCCGGACAAGATACTGGCAAGTCCAAAAGAAGCAGGGCTGAACCCCAAAAGCGCAGATCCCCGTATGGACAGTCCTGAGCTCCAACCGACTATACAGAACAGCCAGG GTGTCGCGGACGCACTGAAGACACTTCAGGAAAAAATTAAACGACTGGAGCAGGAGCGGCAGCAAGCGGAAAAGAGCTCGAATGCGAGGAAGCATGAGCCTGCAGCCATGTCAACGAGCCTGCCGGTGACCGAAAGCGAGAACAGGAGCG AGCTGGACTCCAAGCTGCAGTCTGCCGAGTCTCGCTGTAAGATGCTTGAGAAGCAGCTCGACTACATGAGGAAGATGGTGGACGGCGCAAGGAAGCACAAGGGCACTCCGATGGACAATCAG AAGCAACAAGAGAAGGAGCCAAGCAACGCAAACAACCAAATTCAGCGCGAGAAGCTGCAGAAACTTGAATCGGAGTGTCTCAAACTGAGCAGAACGCAAAACTTGTCCGAG ATGAAGCTTGCTGTTCTGGAGCAGAGGCTTCTGAAAGAAGAGCATGAGCGTAAACTTGTGCAAGAGAAAGCAGGCCAG CTGCAGCGAGAGTTGGACCTCAACCTCCGACTATCTTCTCCACCGGCCGTCCACCAGACGAAGCCAAAGAAGACTCCCCAAAAGCCCATTCTG AAATCCCCCATATTGAATGGGATACAGAGGCACAAAAGAATTCCATTTGTGGCAGGAACG TCGACCAGCCCAAGCCACTCGGTGCACGCCAACATGCAGAGCATACTACACATGTTCAAGCACCACCATCCTCAGCTGTGCGAGCGATTGAGCGCCCTGCACTGCTCGGGCGGCGCCGGTGCCAGGAAGAGCCTGCGCATGGACGTCCAGCTGGCGGCCCAGGAGCCCGAACCTGACGCCCAGTCGCTGGGCTCGCTGTCCGACCTCCTGCTGGCCCTTCAGGACGAGCTGGGACAGATGGGCTT TGAACATCAAGAGCTAATGCGTCAGATTGACGCCACTCAGCAAATGGAGCAACGGAATAAACTGCAGAGAGAACTGGAAAGTATAGTGGCCAGGATGGACAAAAAAGGAGCGCAGATCATTAAACTGAGAAAACACCAGCAAACG GTCCACAAGTTGAGCCAGCAACCGCGGGCCACCAACAAGGCCACCGAGCCGAACACCTTGCAGCCATCGTCGTCTTTTCCTGCACCGAAAAATTATAATCGTCATCAGGACAGGCCGAGCAGCGCAGGTCAGCAGAGCCTACGCATTCTCAGGGAGACACAGAAGTTGCGCAACAGCCTCAAAGAAGAAGACATCAGATGGGAACCTTGA
- the cep57l1 gene encoding centrosomal protein CEP57L1 isoform X3, which translates to MDSPELQPTIQNSQGVADALKTLQEKIKRLEQERQQAEKSSNARKHEPAAMSTSLPVTESENRSELDSKLQSAESRCKMLEKQLDYMRKMVDGARKHKGTPMDNQKQQEKEPSNANNQIQREKLQKLESECLKLSRTQNLSEMKLAVLEQRLLKEEHERKLVQEKAGQLQRELDLNLRLSSPPAVHQTKPKKTPQKPILVLFKNLGLLYAPTDACYAPIQKSPILNGIQRHKRIPFVAGTSTSPSHSVHANMQSILHMFKHHHPQLCERLSALHCSGGAGARKSLRMDVQLAAQEPEPDAQSLGSLSDLLLALQDELGQMGFEHQELMRQIDATQQMEQRNKLQRELESIVARMDKKGAQIIKLRKHQQTVHKLSQQPRATNKATEPNTLQPSSSFPAPKNYNRHQDRPSSAGQQSLRILRETQKLRNSLKEEDIRWEP; encoded by the exons ATGGACAGTCCTGAGCTCCAACCGACTATACAGAACAGCCAGG GTGTCGCGGACGCACTGAAGACACTTCAGGAAAAAATTAAACGACTGGAGCAGGAGCGGCAGCAAGCGGAAAAGAGCTCGAATGCGAGGAAGCATGAGCCTGCAGCCATGTCAACGAGCCTGCCGGTGACCGAAAGCGAGAACAGGAGCG AGCTGGACTCCAAGCTGCAGTCTGCCGAGTCTCGCTGTAAGATGCTTGAGAAGCAGCTCGACTACATGAGGAAGATGGTGGACGGCGCAAGGAAGCACAAGGGCACTCCGATGGACAATCAG AAGCAACAAGAGAAGGAGCCAAGCAACGCAAACAACCAAATTCAGCGCGAGAAGCTGCAGAAACTTGAATCGGAGTGTCTCAAACTGAGCAGAACGCAAAACTTGTCCGAG ATGAAGCTTGCTGTTCTGGAGCAGAGGCTTCTGAAAGAAGAGCATGAGCGTAAACTTGTGCAAGAGAAAGCAGGCCAG CTGCAGCGAGAGTTGGACCTCAACCTCCGACTATCTTCTCCACCGGCCGTCCACCAGACGAAGCCAAAGAAGACTCCCCAAAAGCCCATTCTGGTATTATTTAAAAATCTGGGGCTGCTTTATGCGCCAACTGATGCCTGCTATGCTCCAATTCAGAAATCCCCCATATTGAATGGGATACAGAGGCACAAAAGAATTCCATTTGTGGCAGGAACG TCGACCAGCCCAAGCCACTCGGTGCACGCCAACATGCAGAGCATACTACACATGTTCAAGCACCACCATCCTCAGCTGTGCGAGCGATTGAGCGCCCTGCACTGCTCGGGCGGCGCCGGTGCCAGGAAGAGCCTGCGCATGGACGTCCAGCTGGCGGCCCAGGAGCCCGAACCTGACGCCCAGTCGCTGGGCTCGCTGTCCGACCTCCTGCTGGCCCTTCAGGACGAGCTGGGACAGATGGGCTT TGAACATCAAGAGCTAATGCGTCAGATTGACGCCACTCAGCAAATGGAGCAACGGAATAAACTGCAGAGAGAACTGGAAAGTATAGTGGCCAGGATGGACAAAAAAGGAGCGCAGATCATTAAACTGAGAAAACACCAGCAAACG GTCCACAAGTTGAGCCAGCAACCGCGGGCCACCAACAAGGCCACCGAGCCGAACACCTTGCAGCCATCGTCGTCTTTTCCTGCACCGAAAAATTATAATCGTCATCAGGACAGGCCGAGCAGCGCAGGTCAGCAGAGCCTACGCATTCTCAGGGAGACACAGAAGTTGCGCAACAGCCTCAAAGAAGAAGACATCAGATGGGAACCTTGA
- the cd164 gene encoding sialomucin core protein 24 isoform X4: MNAKVYLVVAAALAFIGACVASDADGCLDLQCAACDAANDCQWLNCTSSVVASCYNVTLLEANNTCSNTSCSGNSTNTTTSIAPTPALNVTTVATTTTTTTASTNSSGSTTTGAPAPPTSSTAPHRNSTFDAASFIGGIVLVLGLQAVVFFLYKFCKSKERNYHTL; encoded by the exons ATGAACGCGAAGGTGTATTTGGTCGTCGCGGCAGCTCTGGCTTTCATTGGCGCGTGTGTCGCGTCAGACGCAG ATGGGTGCCTCGACCTCCAGTGTGCTGCTTGTGATGCTGCAAATGACTGCCAGTGGCTCAACTGCACAT CCTCCGTTGTTGCCAGTTGCTACAACGTGACACTCCTGGAGGCAAACAACACCTGTAGCAACACCAGCTGCTCCG GCAATTCAACCAACACCACCACATCCATTGCGCCGACACCCGCCCTCAACGTCACCACGgttgccaccaccaccaccaccaccaccgcgtCCACAAATTCAA GCGGGTCCACCACAACAGGCGCCCCGGCCCCGCCCACGTCCTCCACGGCCCCTCACAGGAACTCCACCTTCGACGCGGCTAGCTTCATCGGCGGCATTGTGCTGGTGCTGGGCCTGCAGGCAGTCGTCTTCTTCCTCTACAAGTTCTGCAAGTCCAAGGAACGCAACTACCACACCCTTTGA
- the cd164 gene encoding sialomucin core protein 24 isoform X3 → MNAKVYLVVAAALAFIGACVASDADGCLDLQCAACDAANDCQWLNCTSSVVASCYNVTLLEANNTCSNTSCSAGNSTNTTTSIAPTPALNVTTVATTTTTTTASTNSSGSTTTGAPAPPTSSTAPHRNSTFDAASFIGGIVLVLGLQAVVFFLYKFCKSKERNYHTL, encoded by the exons ATGAACGCGAAGGTGTATTTGGTCGTCGCGGCAGCTCTGGCTTTCATTGGCGCGTGTGTCGCGTCAGACGCAG ATGGGTGCCTCGACCTCCAGTGTGCTGCTTGTGATGCTGCAAATGACTGCCAGTGGCTCAACTGCACAT CCTCCGTTGTTGCCAGTTGCTACAACGTGACACTCCTGGAGGCAAACAACACCTGTAGCAACACCAGCTGCTCCG CAGGCAATTCAACCAACACCACCACATCCATTGCGCCGACACCCGCCCTCAACGTCACCACGgttgccaccaccaccaccaccaccaccgcgtCCACAAATTCAA GCGGGTCCACCACAACAGGCGCCCCGGCCCCGCCCACGTCCTCCACGGCCCCTCACAGGAACTCCACCTTCGACGCGGCTAGCTTCATCGGCGGCATTGTGCTGGTGCTGGGCCTGCAGGCAGTCGTCTTCTTCCTCTACAAGTTCTGCAAGTCCAAGGAACGCAACTACCACACCCTTTGA
- the cd164 gene encoding sialomucin core protein 24 isoform X2, with translation MNAKVYLVVAAALAFIGACVASDADGCLDLQCAACDAANDCQWLNCTSSVVASCYNVTLLEANNTCSNTSCSAGPSSTTQIATTVAPPTTTNPSTFVVTTFSSSSTGNSTNTTTSIAPTPALNVTTVATTTTTTTASTNSSGSTTTGAPAPPTSSTAPHRNSTFDAASFIGGIVLVLGLQAVVFFLYKFCKSKERNYHTL, from the exons ATGAACGCGAAGGTGTATTTGGTCGTCGCGGCAGCTCTGGCTTTCATTGGCGCGTGTGTCGCGTCAGACGCAG ATGGGTGCCTCGACCTCCAGTGTGCTGCTTGTGATGCTGCAAATGACTGCCAGTGGCTCAACTGCACAT CCTCCGTTGTTGCCAGTTGCTACAACGTGACACTCCTGGAGGCAAACAACACCTGTAGCAACACCAGCTGCTCCG CTGGTCCGAGCTCAACCACCCAGATTGCCACAACTGTTGCCCCTCCCACTACTACAAATCCCTCCACCTTTGTTGTCACTACctttagcagcagcagcacag GCAATTCAACCAACACCACCACATCCATTGCGCCGACACCCGCCCTCAACGTCACCACGgttgccaccaccaccaccaccaccaccgcgtCCACAAATTCAA GCGGGTCCACCACAACAGGCGCCCCGGCCCCGCCCACGTCCTCCACGGCCCCTCACAGGAACTCCACCTTCGACGCGGCTAGCTTCATCGGCGGCATTGTGCTGGTGCTGGGCCTGCAGGCAGTCGTCTTCTTCCTCTACAAGTTCTGCAAGTCCAAGGAACGCAACTACCACACCCTTTGA
- the cd164 gene encoding sialomucin core protein 24 isoform X1: MNAKVYLVVAAALAFIGACVASDADGCLDLQCAACDAANDCQWLNCTSSVVASCYNVTLLEANNTCSNTSCSAGPSSTTQIATTVAPPTTTNPSTFVVTTFSSSSTAGNSTNTTTSIAPTPALNVTTVATTTTTTTASTNSSGSTTTGAPAPPTSSTAPHRNSTFDAASFIGGIVLVLGLQAVVFFLYKFCKSKERNYHTL; this comes from the exons ATGAACGCGAAGGTGTATTTGGTCGTCGCGGCAGCTCTGGCTTTCATTGGCGCGTGTGTCGCGTCAGACGCAG ATGGGTGCCTCGACCTCCAGTGTGCTGCTTGTGATGCTGCAAATGACTGCCAGTGGCTCAACTGCACAT CCTCCGTTGTTGCCAGTTGCTACAACGTGACACTCCTGGAGGCAAACAACACCTGTAGCAACACCAGCTGCTCCG CTGGTCCGAGCTCAACCACCCAGATTGCCACAACTGTTGCCCCTCCCACTACTACAAATCCCTCCACCTTTGTTGTCACTACctttagcagcagcagcacag CAGGCAATTCAACCAACACCACCACATCCATTGCGCCGACACCCGCCCTCAACGTCACCACGgttgccaccaccaccaccaccaccaccgcgtCCACAAATTCAA GCGGGTCCACCACAACAGGCGCCCCGGCCCCGCCCACGTCCTCCACGGCCCCTCACAGGAACTCCACCTTCGACGCGGCTAGCTTCATCGGCGGCATTGTGCTGGTGCTGGGCCTGCAGGCAGTCGTCTTCTTCCTCTACAAGTTCTGCAAGTCCAAGGAACGCAACTACCACACCCTTTGA
- the ppil6 gene encoding probable inactive peptidyl-prolyl cis-trans isomerase-like 6 has product MSALLTTDLEPKLHIKIVGLIKELHFHIAKAVTEGLKQNFPREFVEPEIIPLLELDWHAFLDNQKKEMRGEMWQYSSGVMCFLDGQFIGDDEALVAWAKDQWAFTCDRPEPSCVDEYYLKHLSATKHRFVYMDIEIGGEPVGRLLFELFSDVCPKTSWNFEALCTGESVSQSSGGYPLCYKGSLFHRVVPNGWVQGGDITPERRGNGGESIYGPTFDDESFALSHTKRGMLGMANKGPHSNGSQFYITLQQTRWMDLTYVAFGQVVEGVDVLKRIEEAPTTNQRPKTECSVVNCGVFKLENDCVK; this is encoded by the exons ATGTCTGCTTTACTTACGACCG acTTGGAACCAAAGTTGCACATCAAAATAGTGGGCTTGATTAAAGAGCTACATTTTCACATTGCTAAGGCCGTCACTGAG GGACTAAAACAGAACTTTCCTCGTGAATTTGTGGAACCAGAAATTATTCCATTACTTGAATTGGACTGGCATGCATTTCTGGACAACCAGAAGAAG GAAATGCGTGGCGAAATGTGGCAATACTCCAGCGGCGTCATGTGCTTTTTGGACGGCCAGTTCATCGGGGACGATGAGGCTCTCGTCGCTTGGGCCAAGGACCAGTGGGCCTTTACGTGCGACCGACCGGAACCTTCCTGCGTGGACGAATACTACCTGAAACATCTCTCCGCAACTAAG CACAGGTTTGTTTACATGGACATCGAGATTGGAGGAGAGCCAGTGGGGAGATTGTTGTTCGAG CTCTTCTCCGACGTGTGCCCAAAGACGTCGTGGAACTTTGAAGCTCTGTGCACAGGGGAGTCAGTCAGCCAGTCGAGCGGCGGCTATCCGCTCTGCTACAAGGGCTCCCTGTTTCATCGGGTGGTGCCCAATGGCTGGGTGCAAGGCGGAG ATATTACTCCAGAAAGGAGAGGAAATGGAGGCGAGTCCATCTACGGACCAACATTTGACG ACGAGAGCTTTGCTCTTTCTCACACCAAGCGAGGCATGCTAGGGATGGCCAACAAGGGTCCCCACAGCAACGGCTCTCAGTTCTACATCACCTTGCAACAAACGCGGTGGATGGACTTGACGTATGTTGCATTTGG TCAAGTGGTGGAGGGTGTCGATGTCCTCAAGAGGATAGAAGAAGCCCCGACCACCAACCAAAGGCCCAAGACGGAATGTTCGGTTGTAAATTGTGGTGTATTTAAACTCGAAAATGATTGTGTAAAATAG
- the LOC125990204 gene encoding flap endonuclease GEN homolog 1 — MGVHDLWSIVEPVRESVPLYSLSGKRLAVDLSLWVCEAQHVQAMMGRVAKPHLRNLFFRVSSLILMGVKLVFVMEGQAPKLKAVTMSQRTANRYGGNQKGSKSSTSTSRGHFDAVLRECAEMLDYLGMPWVVAAGEAEAMCAYLDSCGLVDGCITNDGDVFLYGARTVYRNFNMNSKDPQVDCYKTSRVHAELCLSRENLVGLAILLGCDYIPKGVQGVGKEQALKLIQTIKGQTLLQRFMRWKNEAGCLSQAVVKKLPHCHICRHPGSAKGHERSGCVLCDSQQFCQPQDFDYQCPCDWHHLERARQAKSLEANIKKKTLASPQFPFTEIINEFLLTKDKPVENFKRRQPNMLSMQKFALDKMEWPKHYTSEKVLALMTYTELMNRKCGWMMSSQIKPIRIFKQRVRNSISCFEVIWSTPDHYVFPVDRPAEDQREVRSVEEENLFRAAFPEVVENYLRDKALAEENKTKKRKPKSKKEKMAENPDGVSELLAQMTLQNAPPEKALPTSPQTLLSETPVRHKQHQQLTENGSQADSSAAAIDALHLSDIDWDALSFTATPPPQAAPECPDRFSNQLSLLVPILKSPHNDGSGIKKTCEVIPKVDKKPLHPYKFVRSASTKVQRCHSQPCPVNKIKKSVCVSVCSSSEDSDEENRLPRRTTKSKQSLQSGDYVTRAPSKIQADINDSPPAPASPIVVLDSDDSVVCGDSPLPLAERLRLKFLK; from the exons ATGGGTGTACATGACTTGTGGTCTATTGTCGAGCCCGTGAGAGAGTCGGTACCCCTGTACAGTTTGTCCGGTAAGAGGCTGGCGGTGGACCTAAGTTTGTGGGTTTGCGAGGCCCAGCACGTCCAAGCAATGATGGGCAGAGTTGCGAAGCCCCATTTGAG gaatttatttttccgggtgtcGTCCCTCATTCTTATGGGGGTGAAGCTGGTGTTCGTCATGGAAGGGCAGGCCCCTAAACTGAAAGCAGTGACCATGAGCCAGAGGACTGCAAATCGATATGGAGGGAACCAAAAAGGGTCTAAATCCTCAACGTCCACCAGCAGAGGGCACTTTGATGCAGTCCTTAGAGAG TGTGCAGAGATGCTTGACTACCTGGGAATGCCATGGGTGGTTGCCGCAGGGGAGGCGGAAGCCATGTGTGCATACCTGGACTCATGTGGTCTTGTGGATGGTTGCATCACCAATGATGGAGATGTGTTCTTGTACGGAGCACGAACCGTCTACAGAAACTTCAATATGAACTCCAAG GACCCCCAGGTGGACTGCTATAAGACTTCCCGTGTCCATGCAGAGCTATGCCTGTCGAGGGAGAATCTTGTCGGTCTGGCAATCCTCCTTGGATGTGATTACATTCCCAAG GGAGTCCAAGGTGTCGGTAAAGAACAAGCTCTCAAGCTGATCCAGACCATCAAAGGCCAAACGCTTCTGCAGAG GTTCATGCGGTGGAAGAACGAGGCGGGGTGCCTGTCTCAGGCAGTCGTGAAGAAGCTTCCCCACTGCCACATATGTCGACATCCAG gctcagCCAAAGGTCACGAACGCAGCGGCTGTGTCCTTTGCGACAGTCAGCAATTCTGTCAACCTCAAGATTTTGACTACCAGTGTCCATGTGATTGGCATCACTTAGAACGGGCCCGCCAGGCCAAGTCCCTTGAGGCAAATATCAAAAA GAAAACACTGGCGAGTCCACAGTTCCCGTTTACAGAG ATTATCAACGAGTTTCTGCTAACCAAGGACAAGCCTGTTGAAAACTTCAAAAGGAGGCAGCCGAATATGCTCTCAATGCAG AAATTTGCTCTTGACAAGATGGAGTGGCCAAAGCACTACACGAGTGAGAAGGTTTTAGCTCTGATGACCTATACAGAGCTGATGAACAGAAAGTGTGGCTGGATGATGTCATCGCAAATCAAGCCCATCAG GATCTTTAAACAACGCGTGAGGAATTCAATTTCCTGCTTCGAAGTCATCTGGAGCACACCAG ATCATTACGTGTTTCCTGTGGATCGGCCCGCCGAGGATCAGCGTGAGGTGAGGTCGGTGGAGGAGGAGAACCTCTTCCGTGCGGCCTTCCCGGAGGTGGTGGAGAACTACCTGAGGGACAAAGCATTGGCTGAAGAGAACAAGACCAAAA AGCGGAAACCAAAGAGTAAAAAGGAGAAGATGGCCGAAAATCCCGATGGTGTTTCGGAGCTTCTAGCACAGATGACCCTTCAGAACGCCCCTCCAGAAAAGGCCCTTCCAACCTCGCCGCAAACGTTGCTTTCGGAAACGCCCGTGCGCCATAAACAGCATCAACAACTCACTGAGAACGGCTCTCAGGCGGATTCCTCAGCAGCCGCCATCGACGCGCTCCATCTTAGCGACATTGACTGGGACGCGTTGTCCTTCACGGCCACCCCGCCGCCTCAAGCGGCTCCCGAGTGCCCAGATAGGTTCTCCAATCAACTAAGCCTCCTTGTACCAATTTTAAAATCCCCTCATAACGACGGCAGTGGTATCAAAAAAACATGTGAAGTCATTCCAAAGGTGGACAAAAAACCTCTTCACCCATACAAATTTGTCAGATCAGCATCCACAAAAGTGCAGAGGTGCCACTCGCAGCCATGTCCGGTGAACAAAATCAAGAAGAGCGTGTGCGTGAGTGTTTGTTCATCCAGCGAGGATAGCGATGAGGAGAACCGGCTGCCTCGCAGAACCACCAAGAGCAAGCAAAGTCTGCAAAGTGGAGATTATGTCACAAGAGCACCAAGCAAAATCCAGGCCGATATCAAtgattcccctcccgccccggcgTCCCCCATCGTTGTGTTAGATAGTGACGATTCGGTCGTTTGCGGGGACAGCCCTTTACCGCTGGCAGAGAGACTCAGGCTCAAGTTCCTTAAGTAA
- the msgn1 gene encoding mesogenin-1, whose translation MLIFFNMDLSAATSQILQDWNIGEQLHSSGSSPESNSFSSVDSVCSSPEMFYYGGHRELVSGSLRRGPCTGSKAHGKAKMSTKRRVKASEREKMRMRSLAEALHQLREYLPPDYTKKGQPLTKIQTLKYTIEYINKLSDILSHA comes from the coding sequence ATGCTGATTTTCTTCAACATGGACCTCAGTGCTGCAACGTCCCAAATCCTACAGGACTGGAACATCGGCGAACAGCTCCACTCCTCGGGCTCCTCTCCAGAGTCCAATTCCTTCTCCTCTGTGGACTCCGTGTGCTCCTCGCCGGAGATGTTCTACTACGGAGGCCACCGGGAGCTCGTCTCCGGGTCTCTACGGCGAGGTCCCTGCACCGGCTCCAAGGCGCATGGCAAGGCTAAGATGTCCACCAAGAGGCGCGTAAAAGCGAGCGagagggagaagatgaggatgaggagtCTGGCCGAGGCTCTGCACCAGCTCCGGGAGTACCTGCCGCCGGATTACACCAAGAAGGGCCAGCCTCTGACCAAAATACAAACCCTCAAGTACACCATCGAGTACATCAACAAGCTCTCGGACATTCTGAGCCATGCGTAA
- the mrps10 gene encoding small ribosomal subunit protein uS10m, which produces MAASMAFRGEFCSLARILGRISHSAPQIQGHCAGHQKWPTIRCPLHLSQSFHTTTLFSSTASPITVTEEPDTLFKKVTVLVKGHDRAVLDSYEYFATMAAKELGVTIGKVFEPPKDMERLTLLKSVHIFKKHRVQYEMRTHYRCIELSHLTGSTARVYLEYIQRNLPESVAMQVTKTAIEKIPEHIQEPMWKDEPTEGGQKLSQ; this is translated from the exons ATGGCCGCTTCCATGGCGTTCCGAGGAGAATTTTGCTCCTTGGCAAGGATACTAGGCCGAATATCACAttcg GCACCGCAAATTCAGGGTCATTGTGCAGGACACCAGAAATGGCCCACGATTCG GTGTCCCCTCCATCTGAGCCAATCCTTCCACACAACCACATTATTTTCATCAACAGCCTCCCCC ATCACCGTGACGGAAGAGCCCGACACACTTTTCAAGAAAGTTACTGTGCTGGTGAAAGGCCACGACAGGGCAGTTTTGGACAGCTATGAGTATTTTGCCACTATGGCGGCCAAAGAGCTTGGCGTCACCATTGGGAAAGT TTTTGAACCTCCTAAAGACATGGAGAGGTTGACACTGCTCAAGTCTGTCCACATCTTCAAGAAACACAGGGTTCAGTATGAGATGAGGACACATTACCGCTGCATTGAG TTGTCTCATTTAACAGGCTCCACAGCTCGGGTGTATCTAGAATACATCCAGAGGAACCTTCCGGAAAGTGTAGCCATGCAGGTGACCAAG ACTGCTATAGAGAAAATTCCAGAACACATCCAGGAGCCCATGTGGAAGGACGAGCCCACGGAGGGAGGGCAGAAGCTCAGTCAATAA